A genomic window from Streptomyces sp. NBC_01429 includes:
- a CDS encoding cytochrome P450: MASTLNPADELGSALPEFPMARAAKCPFDPPPELRDKQREGPLGKVRLWDGTTPWVVTRHADQRTLLGDPRVSADLHRPGYPSSVPIAPGSGSVSFILMDDPEHGRLRRMVTAPFAFKRVEAMRPAVQKITDDLIDAMLAGPQQVDLVQAFALPLPSLVICELLGVPYGDHDFFQENSKVLINREVTPEERLAASRRLAAYLEDLVGQKIAHPADDLLSGLVGRVEAGELTRNDVAQMGVLLLIAGHETTANMIALGTLALLENPDQLALLRDSDDPKLVASAVDELLRYLNITHSGRRRVALEDIEIAGEVIRAGEGIIVPNDIGNRDPDVFPDPDRLDIRRDARRHVAFGFGVHQCLGQTLARMELQVAYSTLYRRVPGLRLAGELADIPFKHDGSVYGVYELPVAW, from the coding sequence ATGGCCAGCACGTTGAACCCGGCGGACGAACTCGGTTCCGCACTGCCCGAGTTCCCGATGGCCAGGGCGGCGAAATGCCCCTTCGACCCGCCGCCCGAGCTGCGCGACAAGCAGCGCGAGGGGCCGCTCGGGAAGGTGCGCCTGTGGGACGGCACCACGCCGTGGGTGGTGACCCGGCACGCCGATCAGCGGACCCTGCTGGGCGACCCGAGGGTCAGCGCCGATCTGCACCGGCCCGGCTACCCCAGCTCGGTGCCGATCGCCCCCGGCAGCGGATCCGTCAGCTTCATCCTCATGGACGATCCCGAGCACGGGCGGCTGCGGCGGATGGTGACGGCGCCATTCGCCTTCAAGCGGGTGGAGGCCATGCGTCCGGCCGTACAGAAGATCACGGACGATCTGATCGACGCCATGCTGGCCGGTCCCCAACAGGTCGACCTGGTCCAGGCGTTCGCCCTGCCGCTGCCCTCGCTGGTGATCTGCGAACTGCTCGGGGTGCCCTACGGCGACCACGACTTCTTCCAGGAGAACAGCAAGGTCCTCATCAACCGCGAGGTGACCCCCGAGGAGCGGCTGGCCGCCTCGCGGCGGCTGGCGGCCTATCTGGAGGACCTGGTGGGCCAGAAGATCGCCCACCCCGCCGACGACCTGCTGTCCGGTCTTGTCGGGCGGGTCGAGGCCGGTGAGCTGACCCGTAACGACGTCGCCCAGATGGGCGTGCTGCTGCTGATCGCCGGGCACGAGACGACCGCGAACATGATCGCGCTCGGCACTCTCGCCCTGCTGGAGAACCCCGACCAGCTCGCCCTGCTGCGCGACAGCGACGATCCGAAGCTGGTCGCCTCGGCGGTGGACGAGCTGCTGCGCTACCTCAACATCACGCACAGCGGGCGGCGCAGGGTGGCGCTGGAGGACATCGAGATCGCCGGGGAGGTCATCCGCGCGGGCGAGGGCATCATCGTGCCCAACGACATCGGCAACCGCGACCCCGACGTCTTCCCCGACCCGGACCGGCTCGACATCCGCCGCGACGCCCGCCGCCATGTGGCCTTCGGCTTCGGGGTGCACCAGTGCCTGGGGCAGACGCTGGCCCGGATGGAGCTCCAGGTCGCGTACAGCACCCTTTACCGGCGCGTACCCGGTCTGCGGCTGGCCGGGGAGCTGGCGGACATCCCGTTCAAGCACGACGGGTCGGTCTACGGGGTGTACGAGCTGCCCGTGGCCTGGTGA
- a CDS encoding MFS transporter — MSDTLARPVPGGSAPPRSNAVVAVLAFAGIVVSLMQTLVIPIVPELPKYLNASPSNAIWAVTATLLAAAVATPVAGRLGDMYGKRRVLLVSVVLLVTGSIVCALSESLVPMIVGRVLQGLAAAVVPLGISIMRDVLPAERLAGSTALMSASLGVGGALGLPSAAFIADNFNWHVLFWVSAALGAVAGVLIMVLVPESKVRTGGRFDLVGSLGLAVGLVSLLLAISKGGDWGWTSGTVLGLLVAAVVVLVAWGYYELRTAQPLVDLRTTARRQVLFTNLASIALGFSMFAMSLVLPQLLQLPELTGYGLGKSMMTVGLVLAPQGLVMMAMAPISAGITKTKGPKTTLMTGALIVAAGYSLSILLMSQVWHLVLVSCVIGAGVGFAYGAMPALIMGAVPASETAAANSLNALMRSIGTSFASAIAGVVLAQMTTTFGAVSMPSENGFKTVMAIGAGAALLSFFLCTFIPRHRPAAAAGQAAPAAAGEAEAAEVSGARP, encoded by the coding sequence ATGTCCGACACTCTTGCCCGGCCCGTTCCGGGGGGATCCGCCCCGCCGAGGTCGAACGCCGTGGTGGCGGTCCTGGCCTTCGCCGGGATCGTCGTGTCGTTGATGCAGACCCTGGTGATCCCGATCGTCCCGGAGCTGCCCAAGTACCTCAACGCCTCTCCGTCGAACGCGATCTGGGCCGTCACCGCCACCCTGCTCGCCGCCGCCGTCGCCACCCCGGTCGCCGGGCGCCTCGGCGACATGTACGGCAAGCGCCGGGTGCTGCTGGTCAGCGTCGTCCTGCTGGTGACCGGCTCGATCGTGTGTGCGCTGAGCGAGTCCCTGGTCCCGATGATCGTCGGGCGGGTCCTCCAGGGCCTGGCCGCCGCCGTCGTCCCGCTCGGCATCAGCATCATGCGTGACGTGCTGCCCGCCGAGCGTCTCGCCGGGTCGACCGCGCTGATGAGCGCCTCGCTCGGAGTCGGCGGCGCCCTCGGCCTGCCCTCCGCCGCCTTCATCGCGGACAACTTCAACTGGCACGTACTGTTCTGGGTCTCGGCCGCCCTCGGCGCCGTCGCCGGCGTGCTCATCATGGTGCTCGTGCCCGAGTCCAAGGTCCGTACGGGTGGACGCTTCGACCTGGTCGGCTCCCTCGGCCTGGCCGTCGGGCTCGTCTCCCTGCTGCTGGCCATCTCCAAGGGCGGCGACTGGGGCTGGACGAGCGGCACCGTACTCGGCCTGCTCGTCGCGGCCGTCGTCGTCCTCGTCGCCTGGGGCTACTACGAACTGCGCACCGCCCAGCCGCTGGTGGACCTGCGCACCACCGCCCGACGGCAGGTGCTCTTCACCAACCTCGCCTCGATCGCGCTCGGCTTCTCGATGTTCGCCATGTCCCTGGTCCTCCCGCAGCTGCTCCAGCTGCCCGAGCTGACCGGCTACGGCCTGGGCAAGTCGATGATGACCGTCGGCCTGGTCCTCGCGCCGCAGGGCCTGGTGATGATGGCCATGGCCCCGATCTCGGCCGGTATCACCAAGACCAAGGGGCCGAAGACCACCCTGATGACCGGCGCCCTCATCGTCGCCGCCGGCTACAGCCTCAGCATCCTGCTGATGTCCCAGGTCTGGCACCTCGTCCTGGTCTCCTGCGTCATCGGCGCGGGCGTCGGCTTCGCCTACGGTGCCATGCCCGCGCTCATCATGGGCGCCGTGCCCGCGTCCGAGACGGCCGCCGCCAACAGCCTCAACGCGCTGATGCGGTCCATCGGTACGTCGTTCGCCAGCGCGATCGCCGGGGTCGTCCTCGCCCAGATGACCACCACCTTCGGCGCTGTCTCCATGCCCTCCGAGAACGGCTTCAAGACGGTCATGGCCATCGGCGCCGGTGCCGCCCTTCTCTCCTTCTTCCTCTGCACCTTCATCCCGCGCCACCGCCCGGCGGCGGCAGCGGGACAGGCCGCGCCGGCCGCCGCAGGCGAGGCCGAGGCGGCGGAGGTCTCCGGGGCCAGGCCGTAA
- a CDS encoding response regulator transcription factor: MPTRPAAAASSASSGPPEPTGDRPRILAVTADPGITELLARTLEWSGYRVTAERSGADGMLRLSQNHFDLVIWDATLPDLAAFARGRRGAPADRPPLLFLAEWDSLQRLAPELHPGTEDYVTKPVRIAEVLARTRVLLRDRTPERDEGVPRYGDLVLDDAACRARRGDRALGLTPAEYRLLRHLMANAGRVLSKEQISRHVWGEFRAQHSIEKLVGRLRHKVDPDAGRAEPVLIHTHRGFGYRLGGSDR; encoded by the coding sequence ATGCCCACACGGCCAGCCGCAGCAGCGTCGTCCGCGTCGTCCGGCCCCCCGGAGCCGACCGGGGACAGGCCGCGCATCCTGGCCGTCACCGCCGATCCCGGCATCACCGAACTGCTCGCCCGCACGCTGGAGTGGTCGGGCTACCGGGTCACCGCGGAGCGGAGCGGCGCCGACGGGATGCTGCGGCTCAGCCAGAACCACTTCGACCTGGTGATCTGGGACGCCACCCTGCCGGACCTGGCGGCCTTCGCCCGGGGCCGCCGCGGCGCCCCCGCCGACCGGCCCCCGCTGCTGTTCCTCGCCGAATGGGACAGCCTCCAGCGCCTCGCCCCCGAGCTGCACCCCGGCACCGAGGACTACGTCACCAAGCCCGTACGGATCGCCGAAGTCCTGGCCAGGACCAGGGTCCTGCTGCGCGACCGGACCCCGGAGCGGGACGAGGGCGTGCCGCGCTACGGCGATCTGGTGCTGGACGACGCCGCCTGCCGGGCGCGGCGTGGGGACAGGGCGCTCGGCCTCACCCCGGCCGAGTACCGGCTGCTGCGCCATCTGATGGCCAACGCGGGGCGCGTGCTGTCGAAGGAGCAGATCAGCAGGCATGTCTGGGGCGAGTTCCGGGCCCAGCACTCGATCGAGAAGCTCGTGGGCCGGCTGCGGCACAAGGTGGACCCGGACGCGGGCCGGGCCGAGCCCGTGCTGATCCACACGCACCGGGGCTTCGGATACCGGCTCGGCGGCTCCGACCGCTGA
- a CDS encoding SDR family oxidoreductase, translating into MQDRTDRTQDGTTDARDVVVVTGAGGMGTSVARRLGSGRTLILADASQRQLDRAVEALGVEGYAVRGVVTDVSDRASVEALAETAAAAGRLTAVVHTAGVAAATASARKIFDVDLLGTVHVIEAFEKVAVRGTSLVCVASMAGHYATLSRQDEAALATAPAAELLALDAVAAVGDDPTSAYILAKRANHVRVQAAALAWNLRGARINTVSPGVVSTAMSKAEADSDPEGHMMKMLDACGAGRTGTPGEIADAVAFLAGPRSLYITGTDLLVDGGQAGWIRWHRQG; encoded by the coding sequence ATGCAGGACCGTACGGACCGTACGCAGGACGGTACGACCGACGCGCGTGACGTGGTGGTGGTCACCGGCGCCGGCGGTATGGGGACGTCCGTCGCCCGGCGGCTCGGCAGCGGGCGGACCCTGATCCTCGCCGACGCCTCCCAGCGGCAACTCGACCGCGCCGTCGAGGCGTTGGGCGTCGAGGGATATGCCGTACGGGGTGTGGTCACCGATGTGTCCGACCGCGCGTCCGTCGAGGCCCTCGCGGAGACGGCCGCCGCCGCCGGCCGGCTGACCGCCGTCGTCCACACCGCGGGTGTCGCGGCGGCCACGGCGTCGGCGCGCAAGATCTTCGATGTCGACCTGCTCGGCACGGTCCATGTCATCGAGGCGTTCGAGAAGGTCGCCGTCCGGGGCACGTCGCTGGTCTGCGTCGCCAGCATGGCGGGCCACTACGCGACGCTGAGCCGCCAGGACGAGGCGGCCCTCGCGACGGCCCCGGCCGCGGAGCTGCTCGCGCTGGACGCGGTCGCCGCCGTCGGGGACGACCCGACGTCCGCGTACATCCTGGCCAAGCGCGCCAACCACGTACGGGTGCAGGCGGCGGCGCTCGCGTGGAACCTGCGCGGCGCCCGGATCAACACCGTCAGCCCGGGAGTCGTCTCCACGGCGATGTCGAAGGCCGAGGCCGACTCGGACCCCGAGGGGCACATGATGAAGATGCTCGACGCGTGCGGCGCGGGCCGTACCGGAACGCCCGGCGAGATCGCCGACGCCGTGGCGTTCCTGGCCGGTCCGCGGTCGCTCTACATCACCGGGACCGATCTGCTCGTCGACGGCGGGCAGGCGGGCTGGATCCGCTGGCACCGGCAGGGCTGA
- a CDS encoding NAD(P)/FAD-dependent oxidoreductase: MKRIVVVGASAAGLAAAETLRREGYGGTISLVGDEPHAPYDRPPLSKQILSGEWSPKRLPLRPYADLDALGLDLRLGAAATGLDTADRTVLLADGSRLAYDGLIVATGVRPRRLPGEGAQHVLRTVDDALALRLRLGPGRRLAVVGAGFLGAEAAAVAAGLGARVTLIEPAPVPLAHAVGAEVGQVLSRAHLEHGVDLRTGAAVAEVTEHGVRLADGTLIEADDVLVAVGSHPNTEWLADSGLSVGDGLVCDEYSAAGPGVYGAGDVARWYNPLFGVEMRIEHRTHAAEQGMAAARNLLNPAAGKPFAPVPYFWSDQYDMKIQAYGYLRGHDEVAVVAGELAQRRFVAVYRTGDRVTGVLAVGMPPKEIRRWRQAIALRALWADAVPAAEPVDAAEVA; this comes from the coding sequence GTGAAGCGGATCGTCGTGGTGGGCGCCTCGGCGGCCGGGCTCGCCGCCGCCGAGACCCTGCGCCGGGAGGGGTACGGGGGGACGATCAGCCTCGTCGGCGACGAGCCGCACGCCCCGTACGACCGGCCCCCGCTGTCCAAGCAGATCCTGTCGGGCGAGTGGAGCCCCAAGCGGCTGCCGCTGCGCCCCTACGCCGACCTCGACGCCCTCGGCCTCGATCTGCGGCTGGGCGCGGCGGCGACCGGGCTGGACACGGCGGACCGTACGGTCCTGCTGGCGGACGGGTCGCGGCTGGCGTACGACGGTCTGATCGTCGCCACCGGGGTACGGCCGCGCCGGCTGCCGGGCGAGGGCGCGCAGCACGTGCTGCGCACCGTGGACGACGCGCTGGCGCTGCGGCTCCGGCTGGGCCCGGGGCGGCGGCTGGCCGTGGTGGGCGCCGGATTCCTCGGCGCTGAGGCCGCCGCCGTGGCGGCCGGCCTGGGCGCGCGGGTGACGCTGATCGAGCCCGCCCCCGTACCGCTGGCCCACGCGGTCGGCGCCGAGGTCGGGCAGGTGCTGTCCCGGGCCCATCTGGAGCACGGGGTGGACCTGCGCACCGGGGCCGCGGTGGCGGAGGTGACCGAGCACGGGGTGCGTCTCGCGGACGGCACTCTGATCGAGGCCGACGACGTCCTGGTCGCCGTCGGGTCGCACCCCAACACCGAGTGGCTGGCGGACAGCGGGCTCAGCGTGGGGGACGGCCTGGTCTGCGACGAGTACAGCGCCGCGGGACCGGGGGTGTACGGCGCGGGCGACGTGGCCCGCTGGTACAACCCGCTGTTCGGGGTGGAGATGCGGATCGAGCACCGCACGCACGCGGCGGAGCAGGGGATGGCCGCCGCCCGCAACCTCCTCAACCCGGCGGCGGGCAAGCCGTTCGCACCGGTGCCGTACTTCTGGTCGGACCAGTACGACATGAAGATCCAGGCGTACGGCTATCTGCGCGGCCACGACGAAGTGGCCGTTGTGGCGGGGGAGTTGGCGCAGCGCCGGTTCGTGGCCGTGTACCGCACGGGCGACCGGGTGACCGGAGTCCTGGCGGTCGGGATGCCGCCCAAGGAGATCCGGCGGTGGCGCCAGGCCATCGCGCTCCGCGCCCTGTGGGCCGACGCGGTACCGGCGGCGGAGCCGGTCGACGCGGCAGAGGTGGCCTGA
- a CDS encoding ferredoxin, translating into MRVELDEPKCVAAGQCVMASPEVFDQRDDDGVAIVLEEHPDDSLLDGVREAVAICPAAALRLVEQ; encoded by the coding sequence ATGCGTGTGGAACTGGACGAGCCGAAGTGCGTCGCCGCGGGGCAGTGTGTGATGGCCTCGCCCGAGGTGTTCGACCAGCGGGACGACGACGGCGTCGCGATCGTGCTGGAGGAGCACCCTGACGACAGCCTCCTCGACGGGGTGAGGGAAGCCGTGGCGATCTGCCCGGCCGCCGCCCTCAGGCTGGTGGAACAGTGA
- a CDS encoding cytochrome P450, with product MTDTLTCPAGGTGGSLPPYPMERAAQCPLAPAPAAQRLRAEQPISRVRIWNGATPWLITRHADQRALMTDPRISDDDLDPGFPYVNEHRAQIAPVSPRMITNTDAPEHTRLRRTVNGPFVVKRIEKMREPIQKIVDGLIDDMLDGPNPVDLLKAFALPVPSLVIAQLLGVPYKDHDFFQRSSSTVLDSTVPPDEARRVSGALAAYLDDLLGEKLANPGDDILSEMGGRVTAGEMTRTEAVHMGVAMLIAGHETTATMISLGTLALLQHPDQFALVRDTDDPKLIANAVDELLRYLSIVQTGVRRVAKADIEIGGVVIKAGDGMIFDLHAANWDPEAFSESQRLDVTRPARQHQAFGYGPHQCLGQNLARLELQVVYSTLYRRIPTMRLAADLADLEFDHVGTTYGVHSLPVSW from the coding sequence ATGACCGACACGCTGACCTGTCCCGCGGGCGGTACGGGCGGATCACTGCCCCCGTATCCGATGGAGCGGGCGGCGCAGTGCCCGCTGGCTCCGGCCCCGGCGGCGCAGCGGCTGCGCGCCGAGCAGCCGATCTCCCGGGTGCGGATCTGGAACGGCGCCACGCCCTGGCTGATCACCCGCCACGCCGACCAGCGGGCGCTGATGACCGACCCGAGGATCAGCGACGACGACCTCGACCCCGGTTTCCCGTACGTCAACGAGCACCGCGCGCAGATCGCGCCGGTGTCGCCGCGCATGATCACGAACACCGACGCGCCGGAGCACACGCGGCTGCGGCGCACGGTCAACGGGCCGTTCGTGGTCAAGCGGATCGAGAAGATGCGCGAGCCGATCCAGAAGATCGTCGACGGTCTGATCGACGACATGCTGGACGGACCGAACCCGGTGGACCTGCTGAAGGCGTTCGCGCTGCCGGTGCCGTCCCTGGTGATCGCGCAGCTGCTCGGTGTGCCGTACAAGGACCACGACTTCTTCCAGCGGAGCAGCAGCACCGTACTGGACAGCACCGTGCCGCCGGACGAGGCCCGGCGGGTCAGCGGCGCGCTCGCCGCGTACCTGGACGACCTGCTCGGGGAGAAGCTGGCCAACCCCGGCGACGACATCCTCTCCGAGATGGGCGGGCGCGTCACGGCCGGTGAGATGACCAGGACCGAGGCCGTCCACATGGGCGTGGCGATGCTGATCGCCGGGCACGAGACCACCGCCACCATGATCAGCCTGGGGACCCTGGCGCTGCTCCAGCACCCCGACCAGTTCGCGCTCGTGCGGGACACCGACGACCCGAAGCTGATCGCCAACGCGGTCGACGAGCTGCTGCGCTACCTGTCGATCGTGCAGACCGGCGTACGGCGGGTCGCCAAGGCGGACATCGAGATCGGCGGCGTCGTCATCAAGGCCGGCGACGGGATGATCTTCGACCTGCACGCCGCGAACTGGGACCCCGAGGCGTTCTCCGAGTCGCAGCGGCTCGACGTCACCCGCCCGGCGCGCCAGCACCAGGCGTTCGGGTACGGGCCGCACCAGTGCCTCGGCCAGAACCTGGCCCGGCTGGAACTCCAGGTCGTCTACAGCACCCTCTACCGCCGCATCCCCACGATGCGGCTGGCCGCGGACCTCGCGGACCTGGAGTTCGACCACGTCGGGACGACCTACGGCGTCCACAGCCTGCCGGTCTCCTGGTGA
- a CDS encoding DUF397 domain-containing protein, whose amino-acid sequence MTTESPQWFKSSYSNNGGQCIEVAANLAATHGTVPVRDSKNPQGPALLFPTPAFTTFIEAVQADGLAAR is encoded by the coding sequence GTGACGACCGAATCCCCGCAGTGGTTCAAGTCCTCCTACAGCAACAACGGCGGTCAGTGCATCGAGGTCGCCGCCAACCTCGCCGCCACGCACGGCACCGTCCCCGTCCGTGACTCCAAGAACCCCCAAGGGCCGGCGCTCCTCTTCCCTACCCCGGCGTTCACCACGTTCATCGAGGCCGTTCAGGCGGACGGCCTCGCCGCCCGCTGA
- a CDS encoding helix-turn-helix domain-containing protein gives MVNRKELQPDSSPQAAFGARVRSSREAHGWKQQDLAERTGYSSTHISAVETGRKMPTLRFSRSADLAFGTGDTADTFERQWREIRNGSLLEGFPEFVGHEGRAAEIRLYEVGVIPGLLQTPEYASVLAESAVKRGAITPEQASERVALVAERQAALVRPRPPLVLAVLDESCVRRPVGKTAVMEAQLAHLIEFAELPTTVFQVAPHDMGARRPFDLPITMLTLTDRSLIAYAESALRGHLERESTAVLPMLTAYHQLQAEALSQAASVAMVEQLRKGTP, from the coding sequence ATGGTCAACCGCAAGGAGTTACAGCCGGACAGCAGCCCACAAGCAGCCTTCGGTGCACGCGTCCGCAGTTCACGGGAGGCGCACGGGTGGAAGCAACAGGATCTTGCCGAACGGACTGGCTACAGCAGTACGCATATCTCAGCCGTGGAAACTGGCCGCAAGATGCCAACTCTTCGCTTCTCGCGCAGTGCTGACCTCGCCTTCGGCACCGGCGACACGGCCGACACCTTCGAGCGTCAGTGGCGCGAGATCCGCAACGGCAGCTTGCTGGAGGGCTTTCCCGAGTTCGTCGGGCACGAGGGCCGGGCAGCGGAAATCAGGCTGTACGAAGTGGGAGTTATCCCGGGGCTGTTGCAGACCCCGGAGTACGCGTCGGTACTCGCCGAGAGTGCCGTCAAGCGGGGAGCGATCACACCTGAGCAGGCAAGCGAACGAGTCGCGCTCGTCGCCGAGCGACAAGCCGCGCTTGTACGGCCGCGCCCGCCGTTGGTTCTGGCCGTGTTGGACGAAAGCTGTGTCCGTCGGCCTGTCGGAAAAACAGCGGTAATGGAAGCGCAGCTGGCGCATCTGATCGAGTTCGCCGAGTTACCAACCACCGTATTTCAGGTCGCCCCGCACGACATGGGAGCACGCCGTCCGTTCGATCTGCCGATAACGATGCTGACGCTGACGGACCGATCGCTCATCGCGTACGCCGAGTCCGCACTACGCGGACATCTTGAACGGGAAAGCACTGCCGTCCTGCCGATGCTGACGGCCTACCATCAACTACAGGCAGAAGCGCTCTCCCAGGCAGCATCCGTGGCCATGGTCGAACAGTTACGAAAGGGCACCCCGTGA